The nucleotide window GAAGACGTCCTCGATCGAACCGTCGCCGCGCCGCGCGCGGAGCTCCTCGATCGTGCCGCTCGCGACCAGCGCGCCGCGGTTGACGACCAGCATCCGGTCGCACATCGCGGCGGCGCTCTCGAGCAGGTGCGTGCTGACCAGCACGACGTGGCCCTCCGCGCGCAAGTCCGCGACGATCGCCCGCAGCTCGCGCTGGCCGAGCGGATCGAGCCCGATCATCGGCTCGTCGAGCAGCAGCACCGGCGCGCCGCCGAGCACGGTCGCCGCGAGCAGCGTCTTCTGGCGCATCCCTTTCGAGAGCGCGTTGCCGAGCGTGTTGCGCTCCGCGCTGAGCGCGAGCCGCTCGAGCAGCGTCTCGGCGCGCGCTTCCCACCCGGGCTGCTGCTTCGTCAGCGCCGCGACGAACGCGAGATGTTCCCACACCGAGAGCATCGGATAGACGTCGGGCGTCTCCGGGATCAGCGCGATCGTGCGCCCGCGCTCGGGGCCGAGCAGCTCGCCGTCGAACGCGATCGTCCCGGCGTCCGGGCGCACCAGGCCGGCGAGGCACAGAAACGTTGTCGATTTGCCGGCGCCGTTCGGCCCCGCGACGGCGACGACCTCACCGCGCGCGACGTCGAACGACAGCCCGCCGACCGCGGTCTTGGCGTCGAAGCGCTTCGTCAGCCCGCGAACCGACAGGCTCACGGCGCTTACGTTCCGACGGCTTCGGTCGCCGCGCGGTCGCGGAACTGCTTCCAGTACAGATGCGCATACCCGCCGTTGCGCGCGAGCAGCTCGGCGTGCGTGCCGTGCTCGGTGACGCGGCCGTTCTCCACCACGAAGATCACGTCGGCGTTCAGGATCGTCGAGAGGCGGTGCGCGATCACCAGGCTCGTACGCCCTTCCATCAGCGGGACGAGCGCGGCTTGGATCGCCGCCTCGTTCGCCGAGTCGAGCGCGCTGGTCGCCTCGTCAAGGATCAGGATGCGCGGGTTCTTCAGCAGCACGCGCGCGATCGCGAGCCGCTGGCGCTCGCCGCCGGACAGCTTGTGGCCGCGCTCGCCGACCACCGTCTCGTACCCGTCGGGAAGCGAGGCGATGAACTCGTGGATGTTCGCGGCCCGCGCGGCGGCGCTCAGCGCCTCGTCGGTCGCGTCCGGGCGCGCGTAGCGCAGATTCGCTGCGATCGTGTCGTGGAAGAGGTACGTCTCCTGCGTGACGATCCCGATGTTCTCGCGCAACGAGGCCAGCGTCACGTCGCGCACGTCGAGGCCGTCGACGCGCACCGCGCCGGACTGCGGATCGTAGAATCGCGGAACGAGCTGGGTGATCGTCGTCTTCCCCGCCCCCGAGGGTCCGACGAAGGCCGCCATCTGCCCCGGCTCGATTCGGAAGCTGACCCCGTTCAGCGCGCTGCGCTCCGGCGAGTACGAGAACTGCACGTCCTCGAACGCGATCTCGCCGCGCACGTCGTGCAATGCGAGCGCGCCCGGCTTCTCGGCCCCTTCGGGCTGCATGTCGAGGTATTCGAAGATGCGCTCGAAGACGGCCAGCGCCGAGACGATCTGCACCTGAACCCCGGCGAGCGCCGAAGCGGGGCCGTAGAGCCGCGCCAGGTAGGCGACGAACGCGACGATCGTGCCGACGGTGAGCGCGCCTTGGATCGCCAGCCAGCTGCCGACCAGCCAGACCACCGCGGGGCCGACGATCACCATCGCGGTGATCGCCGCGATGAACCACCGGCCGACCATCGCCAGCCGGATCTCGAGCTTCATCAGATCCGTTCCGGCTTGGTAGAAGCGCGAGCGCTCCCAAGCCTCGCGCACGAACGACTTGATCAGCGTGATCCCCGAGATCGAGAGCGTCTCCTGGGTGATCGACTCGATCTCGTCGCGCTTCTCCCGCGTGCGCTTCCGAATGATGAACATGCGGCGCCCGACCGGCGAGAGCGGAAAGATCATCAGCGGGATGATGGCGAGCGCGACCAGCGCGAGCTGCCAGCTCATGACGAAGATGGTGACGACCGTCGTGAGCATCAGGAAGACGTTGGTCACGATCGAGACGAGCGTTCCGGTGACGATGTTGTCGATGTTGTCGACGTCGTTCGAGACGCGGTTCATGATCTCGCCGGTCTTCGTGCCGGTGAAGAACGAGAGCGGCATCCGGTGCAGGTGCGCGACCAGGCTGGTGCGGATGTCGCGCATGATCCCTTCACCGACCAGCGAGTTCAGATATCCCTGGTAGACGCCGATCACGCCGGCGACGATCGCGACGGCGACCATCCCGCCGATGTTGAGCCACACGGCGTGCATGTCGTGCGCGGGGATCGCGTGGTCGATCAGCGACTTCGTAAAGAGCGGGGGAAGCAGGCCGAGCACCGAGATGACGAAGATGCAGACCAGCACGAGCGCCTGCTCGACCGTGTACGGCCGGAAAAACGCGAGGATGCGGCGCAGGTCGACCCGCTTCGTCACCTTCGGACGGTTGGGGTCGAACACGTTGGACCACATCAAGTGAAGCGGGCCCCCGCCCATGCCGCCTAACATCGCTCGCTAGAACCCCTGTTCTACCGCTTGCCGTTGCGAATCGTGGCCAGCTCGCGGAAGAGCTTGTGCTCTTTGTCGGTCAGGTTCGTCGGGAGCTGGCCGATCAGACGGACGTACTCGTCGCCGTAGCCGCCGTCCTTGAGCTTCGGCATCCCCTTTCCGGTGAGCCGCAGCATCTTGTTGTTCTGCGTTCCGGCCGGGATCGTCATCGTCACGTCCCCGGTCATGGTCGGGACGCGCACCTCGCCGCCGAGGATCAACTCATAGATGCTCACCGGCAGATCGACGTACAGGTCGTCGCCCTTGCGCTCGTAGTGGCCGTCGTTCGCGAGGTGCACGACCAGGTACAGGTCGCCGCGCGGGCCGCCGCCGGTTCCGCTCGCGCCTTGCCCGGCGAGGCGGATGCGCTGCCCGTCGCGCACGCCGCGCGGGATGGTCACGTCGAAGCGTTTCGTCTCGCGCACGCGCCCCGTGCCGTGGCACTGCGGGCAGATGCGGTTGCGCTCGGTCCCGCTGCCCTGGCAGCGCGGGCAGATGTCCTCGACCTGCAGCGTGACGGACTTCTTTCCGCCTTCGAACGCGTCGTGCAGCGAGAGCTCGATCGTCGACTCCAAATCTTCACCTCGCGTTCGCGACGACCCGAATCCGGCCGGGCCGGCCGTGCGCTGCCGGCCGATCCCGGAGAAGAACATGTCGAAGAAATCGGAGAAGCCGCTCGCCCCGCCGCCGGCGTTGGTGAAGCCGGAAAAACCGCCGAAGTCGGCGCCTTGCGCTTGGCGGTACGAGCGCGCCGAATCGGCCTCGCGCGCGGCGCGCTGCCAATCCGAGCCCAGGTAGTCGTACTTCTTGCGTTTCTCGGGATCGCCGAGAACCTCGTACGCCTCCTGGATGTCCTTGAACTTCTCTTCCGCCTCGCGCGCGTTGTTCGGGTTCGCGTCGGGATGCCACTTGCGAGCCAGCTTGCGGTACGCGCTCTTGACGTCTTTCTCGGCGGCGCTCTTCGGCACGCCGAGAATACTGTAGTAGTCTTTGTAGTTCACGGAGTCTTGGCGACGACGACCTGCGCGGGGCGGAGCACCTCGTCGCCGATCGTGTAGGCCTTGTGCGCTTCGTCGAGGACGGTCCCTTCGTCGACGCCTTCGGGCGCCGTCTGCGTCGCGATCGCCTCGGCGAGCCGCGGGTCGAACGGCATCCCCTTGAGCGAGACGCCTTTGACGCCTTCGCCGGAGAGGGCGGTCTCGAACATGCGGAGCGTCGCCTGCAGCCCGTCGCGCAAGCCTTCGGAGTCCTCGAACGTCACCGCGCGCTCGAGGTTGTCGAGCACGGGGAGGATCTTCGTCAGCACCGACTTCTTGCCGGCCAGCGAGATCTCGGCCAGCTGCCGCTCGATGCGCTTCTTGTAGTTCTCGAAGTCCGCCATCGCGTAGAGGAACTTGTTGTAGTTCTCCTCCGCTTTGGCGCGCGCCGCGGTGAGCTCGGCGGCGAGATCGCTCTCGCCGCCCTGCTGCTCTCCCGCCGCGCCGTTCTGCGGCGCCGCCGTCTCGTCGGCCGCCGCTCCCGTCGCGGTGTCCTCGTTCACGGCAGCGTTACTTCGCTTCCTTGAACTCGGCGTCGATCACGTCTTCGTTCGACGCGCTCGCTCCGCTCGCCGCGGTCTCGTCGTGCTCGGCGCCGGCGCCGTTCGCCGACGCGCCGTCGGTGGCCGCGCCCGTCGACTTGTACAGCAGCTCCGCCATCTTGTACGACGCCTGCTGCAGCTTGTCGGTCGCCGCCTTCACCTCGGCTGCGCTGCCGTTCTCGGAGATCGTCTTGAGCTCGGCGAGTGCCGACTCGACCTCGCCCTTGACGGTCGCGTCGGCCTTGTCGCCGACTTCCTTCAACGACTTCTCCGTCGAGTAGATCAGCGAGGACGCGGTGTTGCGGATCTCGGCCTCTTCCTTCTTGGCCTTGTCCTGCGCCGCGAACGCCTCGGCGTCGCGCACCATGCGCTCGACTTCGTCCTTGTTGAGGTTGGTCGAAGCGGTGATCGTGATCGCCTGCTCCTTGCCGGTCCCGAGGTCTTTCGCCGAGACGTTCACGATGCCGTTGGCGTCGATGTTGAACGTCACTTCGACCTGCGGGATGCCGCGCGGAGCCGCCGGGATCCCCTCGAGTCGGAAGCGCCCGAGTTCCTTGTTGTCGTTCGCCATCTCGCGCTCGCCTTGCAGCACGCGGATGTCGACCGAGGTCTGGCCGTCTTCGGCGGTGGTGAAGACCTGCGTCTTGCGGGTCGGGATCGTCGTGTTGCGCTCGATCAGCTTGGTGTTCACGCCGCCGAGCGTCTCCAGACCCAGCGAGAGCGGGGTCACGTCGAGCAGCACGACGTCGCGCACTTCACCGGCGAGAACGCCAGCCTGGATCGCCGCGCCGACCGCGACGACTTCGTCGGGGTTGACGGACTGGTT belongs to Candidatus Eremiobacterota bacterium and includes:
- a CDS encoding nucleotide exchange factor GrpE is translated as MNEDTATGAAADETAAPQNGAAGEQQGGESDLAAELTAARAKAEENYNKFLYAMADFENYKKRIERQLAEISLAGKKSVLTKILPVLDNLERAVTFEDSEGLRDGLQATLRMFETALSGEGVKGVSLKGMPFDPRLAEAIATQTAPEGVDEGTVLDEAHKAYTIGDEVLRPAQVVVAKTP
- a CDS encoding ABC transporter ATP-binding protein, with the translated sequence MGGGPLHLMWSNVFDPNRPKVTKRVDLRRILAFFRPYTVEQALVLVCIFVISVLGLLPPLFTKSLIDHAIPAHDMHAVWLNIGGMVAVAIVAGVIGVYQGYLNSLVGEGIMRDIRTSLVAHLHRMPLSFFTGTKTGEIMNRVSNDVDNIDNIVTGTLVSIVTNVFLMLTTVVTIFVMSWQLALVALAIIPLMIFPLSPVGRRMFIIRKRTREKRDEIESITQETLSISGITLIKSFVREAWERSRFYQAGTDLMKLEIRLAMVGRWFIAAITAMVIVGPAVVWLVGSWLAIQGALTVGTIVAFVAYLARLYGPASALAGVQVQIVSALAVFERIFEYLDMQPEGAEKPGALALHDVRGEIAFEDVQFSYSPERSALNGVSFRIEPGQMAAFVGPSGAGKTTITQLVPRFYDPQSGAVRVDGLDVRDVTLASLRENIGIVTQETYLFHDTIAANLRYARPDATDEALSAAARAANIHEFIASLPDGYETVVGERGHKLSGGERQRLAIARVLLKNPRILILDEATSALDSANEAAIQAALVPLMEGRTSLVIAHRLSTILNADVIFVVENGRVTEHGTHAELLARNGGYAHLYWKQFRDRAATEAVGT
- a CDS encoding DnaJ domain-containing protein, translating into MNYKDYYSILGVPKSAAEKDVKSAYRKLARKWHPDANPNNAREAEEKFKDIQEAYEVLGDPEKRKKYDYLGSDWQRAAREADSARSYRQAQGADFGGFSGFTNAGGGASGFSDFFDMFFSGIGRQRTAGPAGFGSSRTRGEDLESTIELSLHDAFEGGKKSVTLQVEDICPRCQGSGTERNRICPQCHGTGRVRETKRFDVTIPRGVRDGQRIRLAGQGASGTGGGPRGDLYLVVHLANDGHYERKGDDLYVDLPVSIYELILGGEVRVPTMTGDVTMTIPAGTQNNKMLRLTGKGMPKLKDGGYGDEYVRLIGQLPTNLTDKEHKLFRELATIRNGKR
- the dnaK gene encoding molecular chaperone DnaK; this encodes GERLVGQLAKRQAITNPERTIASIKRHMGTDYHVKIDGKDYTPQEISAMILQKLVNDASNYLGERVTKAVITVPAYFNDSQRQATKDAGKIAGLEVLRIINEPTAAALAYGLDKKGNETILVWDLGGGTFDVSILEVGDGVFEVKATNGDTHLGGDDYDQRIRDWIVAEFRKEQGIDLSGDRQALQRLTEAAEKAKIELSGTVQTSINLPFITADQNGPKHLDVTLTRAKFEELTQDLTDRCVQPFKNALADAKLDVSKIDEIVMVGGATRMPVIQELVKKLTGKELNQSVNPDEVVAVGAAIQAGVLAGEVRDVVLLDVTPLSLGLETLGGVNTKLIERNTTIPTRKTQVFTTAEDGQTSVDIRVLQGEREMANDNKELGRFRLEGIPAAPRGIPQVEVTFNIDANGIVNVSAKDLGTGKEQAITITASTNLNKDEVERMVRDAEAFAAQDKAKKEEAEIRNTASSLIYSTEKSLKEVGDKADATVKGEVESALAELKTISENGSAAEVKAATDKLQQASYKMAELLYKSTGAATDGASANGAGAEHDETAASGASASNEDVIDAEFKEAK
- a CDS encoding ABC transporter ATP-binding protein, which gives rise to MSLSVRGLTKRFDAKTAVGGLSFDVARGEVVAVAGPNGAGKSTTFLCLAGLVRPDAGTIAFDGELLGPERGRTIALIPETPDVYPMLSVWEHLAFVAALTKQQPGWEARAETLLERLALSAERNTLGNALSKGMRQKTLLAATVLGGAPVLLLDEPMIGLDPLGQRELRAIVADLRAEGHVVLVSTHLLESAAAMCDRMLVVNRGALVASGTIEELRARRGDGSIEDVFLDVTRS